From the Schistocerca piceifrons isolate TAMUIC-IGC-003096 chromosome 2, iqSchPice1.1, whole genome shotgun sequence genome, the window CGGTTTTGCAAAAGGCATGGCAATTTTTGATTTTAGCAATGGTTGTCAGCTGACGAAGATTTGCTAGATGGCAAcagtaaccattacaccaccactgaATAATGGAAACTGTGAATGTGAAAGAGtgtatgggttattttgctggttGTTTCTGCACTTCCTGTGAGGATGGTGCGATATCCATGCATAAGGGTTCATCTGTTTTCAAAGGATGTTGCAactgctgcaccacattttgatttCACTTCTAtattttttgatgatgatgatggcaatgaTGATTGTGCAGACGTGTGACCTGTCACATATGGCTCTTTCATCCCATGGCTAACTCAGACTGCAGACTGCTGAGTTTGGGGAGCGCCTCAAAGTAGGAAGCCAATAAAATGTTTTATACACTTgcatttttcattctttctttcatATAAGGCAAGTCAGTGCGTGTAGATAATAACATACTGGAAAAATAACACACTTTGGATGTTGTTCGGATGGCCTAACTTCAGGCAGTACTCTTTCACAAATACAttcagcactgaaagaactgaaaacATCTTGTAGGTGGAGAAACATAAGGTGTAGGATCAGATATGTAGAGTATGACTAATCTTTTCAGGAAGGATGTTCTCTTCTAAGGCAAGTATAAAGGCATCTGTGTCCACACCATTGTCCTCTGGACCTCTCTATAATGTACAAAATGGACTATTTGTCATTCTACATCGGGAAGCCATTCGTTATCAGCCTGACCTTGGATAATGTTGATGCTTTTATGCAGAATAATAGTGACAGTATGTCTCCCAGGTCAGTGCATGTTTGGTTGCACATGATGCAGATTTTGAGCAATAAAGACCTATTTCTAGTTCTCTCTAATGTGACTACTTCTCCAAGCATACCAGATATTACGTAAACCATCCTGTTCCATTTCTCAGTACTTATCCCTTGTCCCATGggatattcagaggcagaaatgctATAGGTTGACAACTTTCTGCATCATAACTGCTAGCTTTGTCTGCTGGGATGGCCGTATCCTGTTTAATTTGTCTCATGTGGATGTTTGTCCTGATGCAACTCCAATCACGAGGCTCTGCATGTGGGCATCATCACCCACTGTATGGGTCACCTGTTGGTTGCTTGGTttatttaaaagaggggggaagggaccaaactacgaggtcatcggtccctttttcctaataaaacaatgccacaagtgtgagaataaaacagatgagacatataacacaaaatggaaagaaaggaaaaaccacaagagcaAAGGAAAGCCAACGAacgaaagaggacaagaaaacaacagacacactagaaacagaagagagtaaaacaaaattaaattacagtggCCGAACAAACTTAGacaaaatgataaaacccaccctcacggataaaacataaaaataaatcagccaatgaggcattgtcagatgaaatgagcagcaatgagtccggtaacccaagattttgttgcagggcagtcaaagtaggacagtgcaccagaatatgaattactgtcaaccgggcgccacaCCAACACTGAGGCAGGTCTTGATGGCACAAGAGGTAGctgtgggtcgcccaagcgtggccaatgcggagccggccaTGGGTCACCTGGTTAGTGGTCACTGCTAAGAGTACCACTGTCCAGGAAAGACTGGCACCTACTCCATGGTTTGGATGGGGAGTTCACagctcaagaatcacaaaatggtACCTATtttgtcagggggctacagccaAGGGGTACCCCTACAGCTCCATCTCAGAACAGCTACTGTGCTGCAGTTCTGGTGTGTACTTAAGCCCATATGATTAAGGTGTGCACAGGGTCTCTGCATAGTGTGGACTACGTGAGCACCGCATAAGGTGTCTTCACCTAAATGACCTAATGGCTGTAGAATGAAGAAAAGTAGGGGACCATATCCTAGAGGGGacccaaaaaatataattaaatatccAGAAATCATGATTGTGATCACAGCCATGTTGTCCACTTTGGAGCACACCTAAAATCACAATCCTTCAGAACTCTGTGTGTCACCATCCATGACTAAGGAAGGAAAACTCAAAAGAAAGGCACTTTTGAGGAGGAAAATCTCCCTTGCAACTGAAAATGAAAAGTTATTAGATGTGGCAGAATAAGAATTCCTTCCTTAGATGATTCTGTGATTTTTACAGTTAACTACTCTACTCagtctgtgccccccccccccccaaaacacacacacacacacacacacacacacacacacacacacacactccatctCTCTCTTTCCAATAAAGTGAACAGTTTCTTTGCAAAACTGAATaattcgggagggggggggggggggtgaaaaaatATATTGTAACTTTCGTTTGTAGTATGTATGCTAGTTGTTAAACCTTACCCTCTGCCCCATCTGGAATACTTTGACTTCTGTTCAGCTTCTGCTATTTGCTGCTCTTCTCGGTCCCGGGCCTCTTGTTCTAGATTCCTTCTTTTTCCTGTCTTCCTGTCTCGCAAAATAGCACTAACACCTTCTCCTGACACTGATGGGTCTAACTGCAAAGTAATATTAACCAACACAGCTGAAACTAAAAACAGAACTATTAACTTTTCTATTTAACATATGATTAATcacttaatttaataattttttgataCTTAATATTCTTCTTTTATAAAGGGAAAAATGGGATTAAGTAAATCATTAGAGCTTATTACAGAAGATATCAAAATGAGATATGATAACATCACAAATGGACACAATACAGCACAATCTGTCAGCTGTTCAGTCAAATTCAAGTTACCACGAAATCTGAGATATTTAGAGGTAAAACTAACCAAGGAAGAAGCAAAGAAGAACTCTTAAATGCACAAACATGTTTACAGACAGACCCACATCTTTGAAAAGCTCACTGCAGTTTTAATGTAGACAAATTATTGTAAACATATTTGCATGGTTCAAGGATTCACTGTCCAACAAAACTGGAATTAAAGCAGGACCAACTGATATAAAATGTTAATATACCGggatgttataattaaacttttgctacttgagagggCAGCCCATGAAAAACAAATGACCGTAGGACAATGAAGCTTTGTGGAAAAATTTGTAAGGACATTcataagagaaataatgaataaaccactgAAGGAAACGTGTTTTAATTACCACCTGAGGGGTAACACTCATTAACTGCACACCATGTTTGAGTTCCAGGTTATAAACATTGCTGAATGTGACGACCACCTGCATGCACGGCAGCCTGGAACAGCACTAGGGATACCGCAACTGTTCACATTACTTTTCAaatggtggaccatggaatgtttagCTGTCGAGACGTGGCTCATGCATTGCTTAAAGATCACACATTGTGTCCAGATACTTGACCAtggtaacagtaacttcttcaatttgtggcacaattggcaGTTGGACTATCCCAGGAGCAATCctcaaatcaccagttaattcaaaCCTCTGAATCATGTTGTTCTACTACCGTGCAAAAAGAGGACTTCGCTATACTCTTTCACTGTACTGATAGTCAAGAAGAGCAGCAGTATTGTTGCTATTGTTCCGACAAAATAGCTTTATGAGCAAAGTTCTGATCACCTTGTCCTGAGCCATCTTCACTGTCTGCAACAGGTATGCAGTCTTGTGTACCAGCCCTAAGTCACTGTGCCAGTACTGGTACATAACGGCAAGTCAtgtcactaacactactaacaatgcaaacCCTGCAGCACACAGTCTCAACATAATTCCATCCATTGGGTATCCATATGGTAAAAAGTTTTCTGtcaacactggctcaagtagcaaatttaattataaccaccctgtaaatAATGGCACACCATTTCTTTCAAACCTTCCACATATTTTACTTCTCCCCCCTCCTCCAATACAcacatcaagagcatattttggCCTATTTTACATCCCTATcttttataatgttttaaaataacaactttatttttatttaccatTCAGTTTCTATCCAAATTAAAATATGTTTGAGATTTTGTGCTGCTGTTAGTCTTTCTGAACTTTTTACAGTCTAAGTAGTAGGCCTATGTTAATATGAAACATTACATTGTTGATTGAATACCAAAATCCATTCTTTATGTTAACTACTTTTACTTGTGTGATAAAAagttaaaattggacaaataagGGAGACTATTAAGAATTACTAACCTGGGCAAACATTTCACGTTCTCGTTCCTGAAAATCTTGAATCTCCTTTTTCAGTTCGTCTTTGGATTGCAAACCAGCTTTCATTCCATCTAACATTTTGGCATTACCTTTTTTTGCTCTTCCAGGACTATTTCTGGTATGAGAATTTTCTCTCCTGCTCCTTGTATCACTGCTGCCATCCTGCTTTATCTTTCTATGGGAGGTATCCTTAGACTCATTTCTGCTTCTTTCAGGAAAGGTGTCACGGGTTTTTGTTGCTCTGGTTTCCTGACCATCAGTTTCAAAAGATTTCTTCGAAGAAGACTTAACTTGTGAATACTTCCTAGGGGGTGACGCATCAGAATCATTATCTGACTTGTTTCTACCAGAAGGTGAATTCTGCCTATGCTTCCAACGTGATGGTTCTCCATAATTTCTTGAAGGTGATACACTATCCCTGCTATGTTGCCTATTCACTGAATTTTTGTCTTTGTACTTAGAGTGAGTTTTTTCAGAACTGTGACTTTTATGCAAGTTATCAGCAGTATCTTTCATAAATTTACTTGCAGAATCAAATCCAAGACTCTTCTGATTGCTTCTACTTTCTGGAGATTTACTTCTTTCATTTCTGTTATAAAACTTTTTTGCGGGAGATTTTTGGTCAAACTTTCTATTTCTTATGAGCTCAAAGTCATGTTTCTTCACCGAGTTTTGATGACCTTTCTCTACATTGTACTGGTCTATATTTTTCCTTTGTGATGACCCAATAATGTCAGAATGATTTTTTGTTGCTCTTGAGGGTGAACTGTACCTCTTGGTAGTTCGGGACGGTGACTCTCGGTGTTTCGAGCTTCCCTCTGTACTGCCATCTGGTAACTGTTGCTTGTGTTTCTTGCGAGAAGACTGTTCTGAACCTTGTTGGTACCTTGATCTTTGAGCAGTGTGTTCATCTGGATACTGCTTCCTATGTCTACCCTGACTGCTGGTTTGATGCTGTTTCACTTTTCTAGGAGGCGATTCAGAAGCATGCTGCCGCTCTCTTTGCTTGGGTGGTGATCTACAATACTTCACTGGCCTTCCTTGTGGTGATTCATCTGCTCCTGGCTTTCTAACTCTGTGAGGAGATGATCTGTCAATGAAATCTTTCCTTACTTTTCTTGGAGGAGATTCATCAGAATCCTGTTGCTGATTTGATCTCCTAGGAGGTGATACATCTGAATCACTTTGATTCCTTGATCTCTGTAATGAGTATTCGTCCGAATTCGATTTCTGTGACTTCCTAGGTGGTGATTCATCTGAATCATATTTCCGTGGGTGTTGCACTTTTTCAGTTGCACTCAGTTTTTTCAGTCTTCCAGAGTAATCAACATGGGGTTTCTCCTGAACTTTCTCCTTGTCCTTCGAGGGCATTTGAAACTCACGAGACTTTTGCCCTTTCCTTGGAGGGGATGCATCAGAGTCATTATCACTTCTATGTACAGTTTTTTTCCATTTTGCGCGTGGAGGGGAAATATCTGCATCACTATAGTTTTCGTTAGTCCTTGAcaatttgttgttcttttttggtGCTGCTGAATCATCTAACTCGCTGGAATTTCTTATAATTTCATTCTGTAATGTTTCTTTCTTCTTAGAGTTGCTACGGTCACTAACTTCTTCTGAATTTCCATTATACTTTGGCTTTTTTGTAACTGCTGATTTTATGTCAATGGCTGTGATTTTTAAATCATCAAGACCATCCTCATCAGCTACAACTTTCCACCGCTTTGTCCCGAATTGTTCCAATCTTTTAACTTCTTCAGGACGCTCATCAATTATTCCTGCAATTTGTGGAGCATCTTCTGCTAAGTTGTACAGCTCGATTTCATCATCATCTAGTGGTCGCATATTCTTTATGTCGATGTCATCATCCACAATGCGGAACCTGGAACAGTATGACAACAGAACTTAATGTGCTGTTTCATCTGAGTACAAGACAGTATATCAAAagctacaaagaaaattatttgattaCAGTTGACATCAAATACCTTACATCATGGTTAGAATGTATTCTTCAGTATCTTACGAACTCAGTGAAATGTTTTTATGAACACACATCCACATGCTTGTTTCCTTTTATCTCACAATCTTAGTTTACAAATACTTAAATATCGTTGTAAACATCTGATCAAAAATTTCCATTAGTATAGTACAATCCCACAACCGATACAAGTCtcacaaatgaatgaaaaaagtttattgctcTCACAACGGAAACATCGATAAAATGTCATTTACACTAAACTACATGTGGGTACTTTGTTATTCCCCATGATTTTTCTTTAGATTAGGAGTAGTCAATCTATTCATCCACTGCCCACTCTTGTATCTCTGTCAGTAAGAAAATTTTCTAACTACCCACCGGTTCCACAATTACATTCTTTTATAAAATAGGGAAGTAACTTCATAAAATTTATGAAGCAGAGTTATAGCAAGTTAAAACATGTAATAATAATTACTTTCCAAGTGCttaatgtcaaaattttatgaaaatataacgaatttttttttaaaaccccTACTGCCCACCAGGAAAGGTGGAATACTCAGTAGTGCATTGCAGGGACCAGGTTGACCTTCGCTGCTTTAAATGGTGAACTAAATATTTTTTGTAGCAAGTAATAGCTCACTGTGGTACAAGCTACCTACTGCAAAGAATTacaaaacataacactgaaaactCTGAAATTTACTTTGCCACAAAATAGCCATCAACATTATTACATCAGACAACATACAAGCCAAACCCATAAATATATTTCCACTTTTGAATTGGGACTACATTAAAAATAATTGGCCACTTTATGTGATAACTGTCACGGAGTATAACCACCTTAAATATTAGAAAAATATCAATTTAAAAATGGCTTCATTTGTTCTACACACATCATCATCTGGCTTCACAAAACAAAGTAATGTATGAGGGGGAAAAAAACAA encodes:
- the LOC124777057 gene encoding BUD13 homolog isoform X1 yields the protein MSVNALSQKEYLKKYLSSGSDDKKKKKKKKNSKSTDDRFRIVDDDIDIKNMRPLDDDEIELYNLAEDAPQIAGIIDERPEEVKRLEQFGTKRWKVVADEDGLDDLKITAIDIKSAVTKKPKYNGNSEEVSDRSNSKKKETLQNEIIRNSSELDDSAAPKKNNKLSRTNENYSDADISPPRAKWKKTVHRSDNDSDASPPRKGQKSREFQMPSKDKEKVQEKPHVDYSGRLKKLSATEKVQHPRKYDSDESPPRKSQKSNSDEYSLQRSRNQSDSDVSPPRRSNQQQDSDESPPRKVRKDFIDRSSPHRVRKPGADESPQGRPVKYCRSPPKQRERQHASESPPRKVKQHQTSSQGRHRKQYPDEHTAQRSRYQQGSEQSSRKKHKQQLPDGSTEGSSKHRESPSRTTKRYSSPSRATKNHSDIIGSSQRKNIDQYNVEKGHQNSVKKHDFELIRNRKFDQKSPAKKFYNRNERSKSPESRSNQKSLGFDSASKFMKDTADNLHKSHSSEKTHSKYKDKNSVNRQHSRDSVSPSRNYGEPSRWKHRQNSPSGRNKSDNDSDASPPRKYSQVKSSSKKSFETDGQETRATKTRDTFPERSRNESKDTSHRKIKQDGSSDTRSRRENSHTRNSPGRAKKGNAKMLDGMKAGLQSKDELKKEIQDFQEREREMFAQLDPSVSGEGVSAILRDRKTGKRRNLEQEARDREEQQIAEAEQKSKYSRWGRGLKQVEDQTEKLKEDLYEMSKPLARYADDADLERHLRDQEREGDPMLEYIRNKKKEEGVKEKPKYQGSYLPNRFGIPPGHRWDGVDRSNGYEKKWFEELNARRAREEEAHKWSTSDM
- the LOC124777057 gene encoding BUD13 homolog isoform X2; the protein is MSVNALSQKEYLKKYLSSGSDDKKKKKKKKNSKSTDDRFRIVDDDIDIKNMRPLDDDEIELYNLAEDAPQIAGIIDERPEEVKRLEQFGTKRWKVVADEDGLDDLKITAIDIKSAVTKKPKYNGNSEEVSDRSNSKKKETLQNEIIRNSSELDDSAAPKKNNKLSRTNENYSDADISPPRAKWKKTVHRSDNDSDASPPRKGQKSREFQMPSKDKEKVQEKPHVDYSGRLKKLSATEKVQHPRKYDSDESPPRKSQKSNSDEYSLQRSRNQSDSDVSPPRRSNQQQDSDESPPRKVRKDFIDRSSPHRVRKPGADESPQGRPVKYCRSPPKQRERQHASESPPRKVKQHQTSSQGRHRKQYPDEHTAQRSRYQQGSEQSSRKKHKQQLPDGSTEGSSKHRESPSRTTKRYSSPSRATKNHSDIIGSSQRKNIDQYNVEKGHQNSVKKHDFELIRNRKFDQKSPAKKFYNRNERSKSPESRSNQKSLGFDSASKFMKDTADNLHKSHSSEKTHSKYKDKNSVNRQHSRDSVSPSRNYGEPSRWKHRQNSPSGRNKSDNDSDASPPRKYSQVKSSSKKSFETDGQETRATKTRDTFPERSRNESKDTSHRKIKQDGSSDTRSRRENSHTRNSPGRAKKGNAKMLDGMKAGLQSKDELKKEIQDFQEREREMFAQFQLCWLILLCS